A single genomic interval of Streptomyces graminofaciens harbors:
- a CDS encoding GtrA family protein codes for MGSTTSGPRTKPRGALRRRIDLLVREVAKFGAVGGAGLLVNLAVFNLVRHLTDLQVVRASVIATVVAIVFNYVGFRYFTYRDRDKSGRTKELTLFLLFSAVGLVIENGVLYVATYGFGWDTPLQSNVFKFLGIGVATLFRFWSYRTWVFRTLPAREAVASAESFLEEGAAHPPALTGTAPRKRR; via the coding sequence ATGGGAAGTACGACCTCGGGGCCGCGTACGAAGCCCCGCGGCGCCCTGCGCCGACGGATCGACCTGCTGGTACGTGAGGTCGCCAAGTTCGGTGCGGTGGGCGGTGCGGGGCTGCTGGTGAACCTCGCCGTGTTCAATCTCGTACGGCACCTCACCGACCTGCAGGTGGTGCGGGCCAGCGTGATCGCCACGGTCGTCGCGATCGTCTTCAACTACGTGGGGTTCCGCTACTTCACGTACCGCGACCGCGACAAGAGCGGCCGTACGAAGGAGCTGACGCTCTTCCTGCTGTTCAGTGCGGTCGGACTGGTGATCGAGAACGGCGTGCTGTACGTCGCGACGTACGGCTTCGGCTGGGACACCCCGCTGCAGAGCAACGTCTTCAAGTTCCTCGGCATCGGCGTCGCGACCCTCTTCCGCTTCTGGTCGTACCGGACGTGGGTGTTCCGCACCCTGCCGGCACGGGAGGCGGTGGCGAGTGCGGAATCGTTCCTGGAGGAGGGTGCCGCCCACCCGCCCGCCCTTACGGGGACAGCGCCTCGTAAGCGCCGCTAG